The Archocentrus centrarchus isolate MPI-CPG fArcCen1 chromosome 7, fArcCen1, whole genome shotgun sequence genome window below encodes:
- the krt18a.1 gene encoding keratin, type I cytoskeletal 18 has protein sequence MQTTKQTTYSVRTSSGSRAPALSMTRTSAPVYKSRSIHGGAGGTKISVSSTYRSGLGASMAVGSGAGGFSSSVQVSGNSADIMGNEKFAMQNLNDRLANYLEMVRNLEQANHKLEIKIKEALEKSGPDFRDYSKYQVILDDLRKKVFDATIDNARLVLNIDNARLAADDFRVKYESELAIRQSVEADIVGLRKVIDDTNLSRMNLESEIEALKEELIHLKKNHENEVMELRNQIAQSGVHVDVDAPKGQDLAQIMAEIRAKYEKMAQKNQEELKAWHESQITEVQTQVTQNTEALKSAQTEVLELRRQIQTLEIELESQRSLKASLEGTLRDTELRYNMEMESLNTIVLGLEAELTQLRNKIQLQTQDYEALLNTKMKLEAEIATYRRLLDGGDFKLQDALEEQKTTVTKTKVMTVTQTLVDGKVVSSSTETKNL, from the exons ATGCAAACTACCAAGCAAACTACATACTCTGTGCGCACCTCCTCTGGCAGCAGGGCTCCTGCTCTGTCCATGACTCGTACCTCTGCTCCGGTCTACAAATCCAGGAGTATTCATGGTGGGGCCGGTGGGACCAAAATCAGTGTCTCCTCCACCTACCGCAGTGGGCTGGGAGCCAGCATGGCGGTGGGCTCTGGAGCAGGGGGCTTCTCCAGCAGCGTCCAGGTGAGCGGGAACAGCGCCGACATCATGGGCAATGAGAAGTTTGCCATGCAGAACCTGAATGACCGCCTGGCCAATTACCTTGAGATGGTGAGGAACCTGGAGCAGGCCAACCACAAGCTGGAGATTAAGATCAAGGAGGCTCTGGAGAAGAGCGGACCTGACTTCAGAGACTACAGCAAGTACCAGGTGATCCTGGACGACCTGCGGAAGAAG GTGTTTGATGCCACTATTGACAATGCCCGCCTGGTTCTCAACATCGACAATGCTCGCCTGGCAGCTGATGACTTCAGAGTGAA ATACGAGTCCGAGCTGGCCATCCGCCAGTCTGTGGAGGCCGACATTGTTGGTCTGAGGAAAGTCATCGATGACACCAACTTGAGCCGCATGAACCTGGAGAGCGAGATTGAGGCACTGAAGGAGGAGCTCATCCACCTCAAGAAAAACCACGAAAAT gAGGTTATGGAACTTCGTAACCAGATTGCCCAGTCCGGAGTCCACGTGGATGTCGATGCTCCTAAAGGCCAGGACCTGGCTCAGATCATGGCAGAAATCAGGGCCAAGTATGAGAAGATGGCACAGAAGAACCAGGAAGAACTCAAAGCGTGGCACGAATCTCAG ATAACAGAAGTGCAGACACAGGTGACACAGAACACAGAGGCCCTGAAGAGTGCCCAGACAGAAGTGCTCGAACTGCGCAGACAGATACAAACTCTGGAGATTGAACTGGAATCACAGAGGAGCCTG AAAGCCTCTCTGGAGGGCACGCTGAGGGACACGGAGCTGCGTTACAACATGGAGATGGAGTCTCTCAACACCATCGTCCTGGGTCTGGAGGCAGAGCTCACACAGCTGCGTAACAAAATCCAGCTGCAGACACAGGATTACGAGGCCCTGCTCAACACAAAGATGAAGCTGGAGGCCGAGATTGCAACATACAGACGGCTGCTGGACGGTGGAGACTTCAA GCTCCAGGACGCTCTGGAAGAGCAGAAAACAACAGTGACCAAGACCAAAGTGATGACCGTCACACAGACGCTGGTGGACGGCAAGGTGGTGTCCTCCAGCACAGAGACCAAGAACCTCTGA
- the LOC115782953 gene encoding keratin, type I cytoskeletal 18-like has product MDHQIKRQSSQNFNFSSLSGPKHQHYAHSVSGGAGGYGTRISRFYHSQLGPHFGGGYKYTFSSRSSGNTSGDLNIRTSGDLNIGNEKLAMQHLNDRLASYLETVRKLEKANNVLEIKIRETIEKRGPLEGRDYSKYYATIADLRAKIFNMVKGNAHLAISLDNARLASDDFRAKMEYELSMRQAVEADVARLRKFLDDTNVVRMNLEAEIESMKEELITLKKNHEREVAELQAQIAQAGVQVDVDAPKGQDLTRIMEEIRAKYEKIALKNQEEFKAWHESQITEVQVKVTESSTALKDASSLMTETRRRYQALEIELQSAHSLKAALEAALRDTEMSYNVELEKYNAIILRLQEELTQIRSNIQQNTHEYDLLLNIKVKLEAEIAEYRRLLDGGGELMLEDALNSAKVQNVITVTQTLVDGKVVSETKDVKSSENLAIS; this is encoded by the exons ATGGATCATCAAATTAAACGGCAGTCttctcaaaatttcaattttAGTTCACTTTCAGGACCCAAACACCAACACTATGCCCACAGTGTCAGCGGAGGGGCAGGTGGCTATGGAACCAGGATCTCCCGTTTCTATCACTCGCAGCTTGGCCCCCACTTTGGTGGAGGATACAAATACACTTTCAGCAGCAGGTCCTCTGGGAATACATCTGGAGACCTGAATATCAGAACATCTGGAGACCTGAATATCGGAAACGAGAAGCTTGCCATGCAGCACCTGAACGACCGCCTGGCGAGCTACCTGGAGACagtgaggaaactggagaaggCCAATAATGTTCTGGAGATCAAGATTAGAGAGACCATTGAGAAGAGAGGCCCCTTGGAAGGGAGGGACTACAGCAAGTACTACGCCACCATTGCAGACCTGAGGGCCAAG atcTTCAACATGGTCAAGGGAAACGCCCACCTTGCCATCAGTCTTGACAACGCACGCCTGGCTTCAGACGACTTCCGAGCCAA GATGGAATATGAGTTGTCCATGAGGCAGGCAGTGGAGGCTGATGTTGCCAGGCTGAGGAAGTTCCTGGATGACACCAATGTTGTTCGCATGAACCTGGAGGCTGAAATTGAGTCCATGAAGGAGGAGTTGATAACCCTGAAGAAGAACCATGAAAGA GAAGTTGCTGAATTGCAAGCCCAAATCGCCCAGGCTGGCGTTCAAGTGGATGTTGATGCTCCTAAAGGACAGGACCTAACCAGGATCATGGAGGAAATAAGAGCAAAGTATGAGAAAATAGCACTGAAGAACCAGGAAGAGTTCAAAGCATGGCATGAATCTCAG ATCACAGAGGTGCAGGTCAAAGTGACCGAGAGCTCAACAGCCCTGAAGGATGCCTCAAGTTTAATGACTGAAACTAGGAGGCGATATCAGGCACTGGAAATTGAACTGCAGTCTGCACATAGTCTG AAAGCGGCCCTTGAGGCTGCCCTCCGTGACACTGAAATGAGTTACAATGTGGAGTTGGAGAAGTATAATGCAATCATCCTGAGGCTGCAGGAGGAACTGACACAGATTCGCAGCAACATCCAACAAAACACTCACGAGTACGACCTCCTGCTCAACATCAAGGTGAAACTGGAGGCTGAGATCGCTGAGTACAGGAGGCTGCTGGATGGTGGAGGAGAATTAAT GCTTGAGGATGCCCTTAATTCAGCAAAAGTCCAAAACGTCATAACGGTCACTCAGACTCTGGTGGACGGCAAAGTGGTGTCAGAGACCAAGGATGTCAAATCAAGTGAAAACCTTGCaattagttaa